The following coding sequences lie in one Streptomyces venezuelae genomic window:
- a CDS encoding NAD(P)-dependent oxidoreductase yields the protein MEKIAFLGLGHMGEPMARQLLPAEAALTVWNRTPAKAEALAAEGATVATDPADAVREADVVITMLAGPDAVREIADAILPALRPGTYWVEMSTVGPDTVKELAGRVPDGVTLVDAPVMGSTDKAAAGRLGILAGGDAAGVEHVLARFGPVTRTGPLGSGAALKLVVNTAVIGGVALVAEAMKLADALGLDEATARDALAAGPLSGAVARAFATDVHFGSDLAVKDVSLATRTTELPAMEAVLRHFQAAAADPDVVHEDVSRAVTHIRRDS from the coding sequence ATGGAAAAGATCGCATTCCTCGGTCTGGGGCACATGGGCGAGCCGATGGCGCGTCAACTGCTGCCAGCAGAAGCAGCGTTGACCGTCTGGAACCGGACCCCCGCGAAGGCCGAGGCCCTCGCCGCCGAGGGCGCCACCGTTGCCACCGACCCCGCCGACGCCGTCCGCGAAGCCGACGTCGTCATCACCATGCTCGCCGGACCCGACGCCGTACGCGAGATCGCCGACGCCATCCTCCCGGCGCTGCGCCCCGGCACGTACTGGGTGGAGATGTCGACCGTCGGGCCGGACACCGTCAAGGAACTGGCGGGGCGCGTGCCGGACGGGGTGACCCTCGTCGACGCCCCCGTCATGGGCAGCACGGACAAGGCCGCCGCCGGACGGCTCGGCATCCTGGCGGGCGGTGACGCCGCGGGCGTGGAGCACGTGCTCGCCCGCTTCGGGCCCGTCACCCGCACCGGCCCCCTCGGCTCGGGCGCCGCGCTCAAGCTCGTCGTCAACACGGCCGTCATCGGAGGCGTCGCCCTCGTCGCGGAGGCGATGAAGCTCGCGGACGCGCTCGGCCTGGACGAGGCAACGGCCAGGGACGCCCTCGCCGCGGGCCCGCTCTCCGGCGCCGTCGCCCGCGCCTTCGCGACCGACGTGCACTTCGGCAGCGATCTCGCCGTCAAGGATGTCTCCCTCGCGACACGGACGACCGAACTGCCCGCCATGGAAGCCGTGTTGCGGCACTTCCAAGCAGCCGCCGCCGACCCCGACGTCGTCCACGAAGACGTCTCCCGCGCCGTCACCCACATCCGTCGCGACAGCTGA
- a CDS encoding pyroglutamyl peptidase has product MLSRLGALGVAALLAGVAVPASASAAPAGRPAAPTTEEARLDRAAPQEILRKSGFDSVAPEFSEALKNARSYDHARRLVVREGQTLWQRAVDRAQGKQRTGISADDDRPLYWARLGMTRELRQWEPDRFTLTTERRARLMGALERSSRGQDSVDHRPGKRGHGHVKRILVTGFDPFTLDRDVRISNPSGAAALALDGTTIRTADGPARVEAVVFPVRWDDFADGAVERALRPYLPRVDLFTTISQGRVGRFDVERTNGAWRGGFGDNENLSRTGIVPVSDPGSQPQWTSTTLPYKEIVAAKTGRFPVYDNTSVTEIPAGGSAPVVRPDGPTEGSTARAGGGGDYLSNEIAYRATLLRDRLGLHDRLPGGHVHTPVLQFGAGNTDPATGDVTDPEFVRNRLDIIDQVRGILRVAASS; this is encoded by the coding sequence GTGCTCTCACGACTTGGCGCCCTCGGCGTCGCCGCCCTGCTCGCCGGGGTCGCCGTCCCGGCCTCCGCCTCCGCCGCCCCCGCCGGACGGCCCGCAGCCCCCACCACCGAGGAAGCCCGGCTCGACCGCGCCGCCCCGCAGGAGATATTGCGGAAGAGCGGATTCGACTCCGTGGCGCCGGAGTTCTCCGAGGCCCTGAAGAACGCCCGCTCCTACGACCACGCGCGGCGCCTCGTCGTACGCGAAGGTCAGACCCTGTGGCAGCGCGCCGTCGACCGGGCCCAGGGGAAGCAGCGGACCGGCATCAGCGCGGACGACGACCGGCCGTTGTACTGGGCGCGGCTCGGGATGACGCGCGAGCTGCGGCAGTGGGAGCCGGATCGGTTCACCCTCACCACGGAACGGCGGGCGCGGCTCATGGGGGCACTGGAGCGCTCCTCCCGGGGGCAGGACTCCGTCGACCATCGCCCCGGCAAGCGCGGGCACGGGCACGTCAAGCGCATCCTCGTCACCGGGTTCGATCCCTTCACCCTCGACCGCGACGTCCGCATCAGCAATCCGTCCGGCGCCGCCGCCCTCGCCCTCGACGGGACGACCATCCGGACCGCCGACGGGCCCGCCCGCGTCGAAGCCGTCGTCTTTCCCGTCCGGTGGGACGACTTCGCCGACGGCGCCGTGGAGCGGGCGCTGCGCCCGTACCTGCCCCGCGTCGACCTCTTCACCACCATCAGTCAGGGCCGCGTCGGCCGGTTCGACGTCGAGCGGACCAACGGCGCCTGGCGCGGCGGCTTCGGCGACAACGAGAACCTGTCGCGGACCGGGATCGTGCCGGTGAGCGATCCCGGCTCCCAGCCTCAGTGGACGTCGACGACCCTCCCGTACAAGGAGATCGTGGCCGCGAAGACCGGGCGTTTCCCGGTGTACGACAACACGTCGGTGACGGAGATACCGGCGGGCGGCAGCGCGCCCGTGGTCCGGCCCGACGGGCCGACCGAGGGGTCGACGGCCCGTGCGGGCGGCGGCGGGGACTACCTCTCCAACGAGATCGCCTACCGCGCGACCCTGCTCCGCGACCGGCTCGGCCTGCACGACCGGCTGCCCGGCGGCCATGTCCACACGCCGGTGCTCCAGTTCGGCGCTGGCAACACCGACCCGGCGACGGGCGACGTCACCGACCCCGAGTTCGTACGGAACCGGCTCGACATCATCGACCAGGTGCGGGGGATCCTCCGAGTCGCGGCATCGTCCTGA
- a CDS encoding LysR family transcriptional regulator has protein sequence MPNPHAVRPSPDGESAPPDLSTVWLRTFLDVARHGSFTVAARELGWTQSAVSRQIAALEAALGGVPLFDRLPRGVRPTAQGRALLPHAEEVVARLRGMARELSALRDAAGGLLRVGAFATADAGLVPRAIAGFRTRHPGVTLTREEGLTPALLSRVAEGGLDVAVVSTTGGALAGPGAAYELHHLLDERLYVALPAGHALAAEPELPLRRLAGEDWISGSPRVEGSLLEPASGHGFRPHVAHVVAEWTAKQGYVAAGLGVALVPALAAEGVRPDITLVPVRAEDVPPRAVYAATARGRVPAPAVRPFLGALRGAARRLGPREG, from the coding sequence ATGCCGAACCCGCATGCCGTACGGCCCTCCCCCGATGGGGAGTCCGCGCCACCCGACCTGTCCACCGTCTGGCTCCGGACCTTTCTGGACGTGGCCCGGCACGGATCGTTCACGGTGGCGGCGCGGGAGCTGGGCTGGACACAGTCCGCCGTGTCGCGGCAGATCGCCGCGCTGGAGGCGGCGCTCGGCGGGGTGCCGCTCTTCGACCGGCTGCCGCGCGGCGTACGGCCGACGGCGCAGGGCCGGGCCCTGCTGCCGCACGCGGAGGAGGTCGTGGCCCGACTGCGCGGCATGGCACGGGAGTTGAGCGCGCTGCGGGACGCGGCGGGCGGGCTGCTGCGGGTCGGGGCGTTCGCGACGGCCGACGCGGGGCTCGTGCCGAGGGCGATCGCCGGGTTCCGCACCCGGCACCCCGGGGTGACGCTGACGCGTGAGGAGGGCCTGACGCCCGCGCTCCTGTCCCGCGTCGCGGAGGGCGGGCTCGACGTGGCGGTGGTGTCGACGACGGGCGGCGCGCTGGCCGGCCCGGGCGCGGCGTACGAGCTGCACCATCTGCTCGACGAGAGGCTGTACGTCGCGCTGCCCGCCGGACACGCACTGGCGGCCGAACCCGAGCTGCCGCTCCGTCGGCTGGCGGGGGAGGACTGGATCTCCGGCAGCCCGCGCGTCGAGGGTTCCCTGCTGGAACCGGCGTCGGGCCACGGCTTCCGCCCGCACGTCGCACACGTCGTCGCGGAGTGGACGGCGAAACAGGGGTACGTGGCGGCAGGACTCGGCGTGGCCCTCGTCCCCGCGCTGGCGGCGGAGGGCGTGCGACCGGACATCACGCTGGTGCCGGTACGGGCCGAGGACGTACCGCCGCGTGCGGTGTACGCGGCGACGGCACGCGGACGGGTGCCGGCGCCTGCGGTACGGCCGTTTCTGGGGGCGCTTCGGGGGGCGGCGCGAAGGCTTGGGCCGCGCGAGGGTTAA
- a CDS encoding EI24 domain-containing protein, translated as MRDLGVGFGYLMKGQRWVAQHGKQYGWGLLPGLITLVLYAAALVSLALWGGDLVGWATPFADDWSSPWQGVFRGFLTALLFALALLLSVLTFTAVTLLIGEPFYESLSEQVDISEGGHAPESGLPLWRDLWISARDSLRIVVRALVWGVLLFALGFIPVVGQTVVPVIGFCVTGFFLVEELTAVALQRRGVELRERLAMLRARKTLAWGFGTPLAVAFLVPFVAVFLMPGAVAGATLMARDLMGENDEGTGSGDGSRATVAGAQRRRL; from the coding sequence ATGCGCGATCTGGGTGTGGGCTTCGGCTACTTGATGAAGGGGCAGCGCTGGGTCGCCCAGCACGGCAAGCAGTACGGATGGGGGCTGCTGCCCGGCCTCATCACGCTCGTCCTCTACGCGGCGGCGCTCGTCTCGCTCGCCCTGTGGGGCGGCGACCTCGTCGGCTGGGCCACGCCGTTCGCCGACGACTGGTCCTCGCCCTGGCAGGGCGTCTTCCGCGGCTTCCTGACGGCGCTCCTCTTCGCCCTCGCGCTGCTGCTGTCCGTCCTCACCTTCACCGCGGTGACCCTGCTCATCGGCGAACCCTTCTACGAGTCGCTGTCCGAGCAGGTCGACATCTCCGAGGGCGGCCACGCCCCCGAGTCGGGCCTGCCGCTCTGGCGCGACCTGTGGATCTCCGCACGCGACAGCCTGCGCATCGTGGTGCGCGCGCTGGTCTGGGGCGTGCTGCTCTTCGCCCTCGGCTTCATCCCCGTCGTCGGCCAGACCGTCGTCCCGGTGATCGGTTTCTGCGTGACGGGCTTCTTCCTGGTGGAGGAGCTCACGGCGGTGGCCCTGCAGCGCAGGGGCGTGGAACTCCGGGAGCGCCTCGCCATGCTCCGCGCCCGCAAGACGCTCGCCTGGGGCTTCGGCACGCCGCTCGCCGTCGCCTTCCTGGTGCCGTTCGTCGCGGTGTTCCTGATGCCGGGCGCGGTCGCGGGAGCGACGCTGATGGCGCGGGATCTGATGGGCGAGAACGACGAGGGCACCGGGAGCGGCGACGGCTCACGGGCGACCGTGGCCGGCGCTCAGCGCCGCCGCCTTTGA
- a CDS encoding LysE family transporter has protein sequence MSAILIAGLLAGYGIAMPVGGVGTYLVALTARTTWRTGACAALGVATADGLYALVAAAGGASLTDALEPAMTPLRRASVLVLVAMAARGTLTALREYKARDTATVNTRTRTPLSPTRAYAALLGLTLLNPATVLYFAALVLGSPATDSLTHAEQAAFALAAFAASASWQLLLAGGGALLGRVLTSRKGRLATALTSSALITGLAAHLLLSP, from the coding sequence ATGAGCGCGATCCTGATCGCGGGCCTCCTGGCCGGCTACGGCATCGCGATGCCCGTGGGCGGCGTAGGAACGTACCTCGTGGCCCTCACCGCCCGCACGACCTGGAGAACCGGCGCCTGCGCCGCACTCGGCGTGGCAACGGCCGACGGCCTCTACGCCCTCGTCGCCGCAGCGGGCGGCGCCTCACTCACGGACGCGCTGGAGCCGGCCATGACCCCTCTGCGCCGGGCCTCGGTCCTCGTGCTGGTCGCGATGGCCGCACGAGGCACACTGACGGCACTCCGCGAGTACAAAGCCCGCGACACCGCCACCGTCAACACCCGCACCCGCACCCCCCTCAGCCCCACCCGCGCCTACGCCGCCCTCCTCGGCCTCACCCTCCTGAACCCCGCCACCGTCCTCTACTTCGCGGCCCTCGTCCTCGGCAGCCCGGCCACGGATTCGCTGACGCACGCGGAACAAGCGGCGTTCGCCCTCGCCGCCTTCGCGGCGTCCGCGAGCTGGCAACTGCTCCTGGCGGGCGGCGGCGCCTTGCTGGGCCGCGTCCTGACGAGCCGCAAGGGCCGCCTGGCCACGGCGCTGACGTCGAGCGCGCTGATCACAGGTCTCGCGGCCCACCTACTGCTGAGCCCCTGA
- a CDS encoding aminoglycoside phosphotransferase family protein, whose protein sequence is MHADEVDIDEALVRRLVEGQFPAWGGLSVERVDSAGTSNVMFRLGADMVVRLPRLSGSAEDVEREHRWLRVLAAVLPVPVPAPLGMGAPGEGYPYPWSVFRWLDGDTPVAGRPLAEPELFAKDMAGFITSLRAVDTTGAPASYRGYPLASRDASTREVIAGLRGIVDVDAVTGVWDAAMRAAPWQGPGVWVHGDLQPGNVLVHEGRLGAVIDFECMGTGDPAVDLISAWYLMDDAARPVFRAALGPAVDDALWERGRGWALTIALNELSYYRETNPVMADTARVVIGRLTAPSGAQQ, encoded by the coding sequence ATGCACGCTGACGAGGTCGACATCGACGAGGCGTTGGTGCGACGGCTGGTCGAGGGGCAGTTTCCGGCCTGGGGCGGGCTTTCCGTGGAGCGCGTGGACTCCGCCGGGACGTCCAACGTCATGTTCCGGCTCGGCGCGGACATGGTGGTGCGGCTGCCTCGGCTGTCCGGCTCCGCCGAGGACGTCGAGCGGGAGCACCGGTGGCTGCGCGTGCTGGCGGCGGTGCTCCCCGTTCCCGTACCGGCGCCGCTCGGTATGGGTGCGCCTGGCGAGGGCTATCCGTACCCGTGGTCCGTCTTCCGGTGGCTCGACGGCGACACACCGGTCGCGGGGCGGCCGCTCGCCGAACCGGAGCTGTTCGCCAAGGACATGGCGGGATTCATCACCTCCCTCCGTGCGGTCGACACGACCGGTGCCCCCGCCTCCTACCGTGGCTACCCGTTGGCGTCACGCGACGCCTCCACCCGCGAGGTCATCGCCGGGCTGCGCGGCATCGTCGACGTCGACGCCGTCACCGGGGTGTGGGACGCCGCCATGCGTGCCGCTCCGTGGCAGGGTCCCGGTGTCTGGGTGCACGGGGACCTGCAGCCGGGGAACGTACTGGTCCACGAGGGGCGGCTCGGCGCCGTCATCGACTTCGAGTGCATGGGCACGGGCGACCCCGCCGTCGACCTGATCTCCGCGTGGTACCTGATGGATGACGCGGCCCGGCCGGTCTTCCGTGCCGCCCTCGGTCCGGCCGTCGACGACGCCCTGTGGGAGCGGGGGCGGGGCTGGGCCCTCACGATCGCCCTCAATGAACTCTCGTACTACCGGGAGACGAACCCGGTGATGGCCGATACGGCTCGGGTCGTCATCGGGCGGCTCACGGCGCCGTCAGGGGCTCAGCAGTAG
- a CDS encoding TetR/AcrR family transcriptional regulator, giving the protein MPKQVDYEDRRIRISRAVCHLIARSGMEAVSLRDVAAEAGVSMGAVQRCFRTKDEMLLFALEGISDRIGERARSRIEASGTPESAVTLLDQTLSALALLEPEDRTEAQVWGAFVAHAAVSDDLAKVLRDTYAKLHELLVWLLEYGGSTGELRPGLDAQSEARVLLALTEGLTSQVLVGHQTGEGARGLLRGYAETLRT; this is encoded by the coding sequence ATGCCCAAGCAGGTCGACTACGAGGACCGCCGGATCCGCATCTCCCGGGCGGTCTGCCACCTGATCGCCCGCTCCGGCATGGAGGCGGTCAGCCTGCGGGACGTGGCCGCCGAGGCCGGGGTGTCGATGGGGGCGGTGCAGCGCTGCTTCCGCACGAAGGACGAGATGCTCCTGTTCGCCCTTGAGGGCATCTCGGACCGCATCGGCGAGCGGGCGAGATCCCGCATCGAGGCGTCGGGCACGCCGGAGTCGGCGGTGACCCTGCTGGACCAGACCCTGTCGGCGCTGGCGCTGCTGGAGCCGGAGGACAGGACGGAGGCGCAGGTCTGGGGCGCGTTCGTGGCGCACGCGGCGGTGAGCGACGACCTGGCGAAGGTCCTGCGCGACACGTACGCGAAGCTCCACGAACTCCTGGTCTGGCTCCTGGAGTACGGCGGCTCGACGGGGGAGCTGCGCCCGGGCCTTGACGCGCAGTCGGAGGCGAGGGTGCTGCTGGCCTTGACGGAGGGCTTGACGTCACAGGTTCTGGTGGGTCACCAGACGGGGGAGGGGGCGCGGGGGTTGCTGAGGGGGTACGCGGAGACCTTGAGAACGTAG
- a CDS encoding TetR/AcrR family transcriptional regulator: protein MAARARSEERRAEILRAAFEVIAERGYRGASLGAVAERVGLTQQGLLHYFPTKEALLVAVLEARDQWDAVPRGEWRLDLLGSLVEYNAMRPGIVQTFSALLGESVTDGHPARAFFTTRYGAVRENFAAVLRAEYGDRLPGGLTPEAAAPLMVAVMDGLQYQWLLAPDEVDMPGAFRDFLRLLGGGGAAEGGDDLDLDQRARRDEP from the coding sequence ATGGCGGCCAGGGCCAGGAGCGAGGAGCGACGCGCGGAGATCCTGCGCGCGGCGTTCGAGGTGATCGCCGAGCGCGGCTACCGGGGCGCGAGCCTCGGGGCGGTCGCCGAGCGCGTGGGGCTCACCCAGCAGGGCCTGCTGCACTACTTCCCCACCAAGGAGGCGCTGCTGGTCGCCGTCCTGGAGGCGCGCGACCAGTGGGACGCGGTGCCGCGCGGCGAGTGGCGCCTGGACCTGCTCGGCTCGCTGGTGGAGTACAACGCGATGCGCCCGGGCATCGTGCAGACGTTCTCCGCGCTGCTCGGCGAGAGCGTCACGGACGGGCATCCGGCCCGCGCGTTCTTCACCACTCGTTACGGGGCGGTGCGCGAGAACTTCGCGGCGGTGCTGCGCGCCGAGTACGGCGACCGGCTGCCGGGCGGCCTCACTCCGGAGGCGGCGGCGCCGCTGATGGTGGCGGTGATGGACGGGTTGCAGTACCAGTGGCTGCTCGCCCCCGACGAGGTGGACATGCCGGGGGCGTTCCGGGACTTCTTGCGGCTACTGGGCGGCGGTGGCGCCGCCGAGGGCGGCGACGACCTCGACCTCGACCAGCGCGCGCGGCGGGACGAGCCGTGA
- a CDS encoding M14 family zinc carboxypeptidase — MGISRLSRPVPLTVTAAVGALVLTALAPGSATADPTPRPVTREGSPLGADRAARAPEAAAERALGDASSPAPGLGGDSGRGYPRERKLDVPPVDPADKSIKLGLTPYHGIAPKLNALQRVGDRVSVEIAGRSAGGHQLYLVTVTAPESARETARQTRMRERIENDPAGAAKDRAIKSSYKTPVFINNNIHGNEWEGTDAALKLIEKLAKAEDKGSRELLSRNRLYFNITTNPDGRIAGTRANANGFDLNRDFITASQPEARAVRRIAVDKQPAVMIDLHGYVNGTLIEPTTPPHGENYEYDLFLKNSYANALGMEAAIKGLGYTEEKDGVLPPVIPFRDQQEGWDDWPPIFTPQYMPFHGAVATHTIEFPMQVNNKEYESQPVAELRRRAAINVDIAGAAMRATLDYTDRHRTSVIADQIEVFRRGATGAEQVPVSEETVPGVPGIGPEDVYTTTFPRAYVIPAGGDRQRSAAAAARLVDHLVANDVRVERASHGFRLGERTYPKGSYVVDMHQPKRGLANVMLADGRDISDKVSTMYDISGWSLGRLWGASVDSVERGDLRGVHGRTVRAASRVGYVAPHGNLRLRLDDPREIAALNSLLGKGVSVRRDRDGSVVLPSSARRAAAAAAKTYDVAFDATKAKGGAALHRTRVAAAVTPGELFALREMNFDVVPVSTDVLNSGFDWKKADALFVSAGLDRSKLTAAARAGLDRFLAGGGGLVGRGGTGAALNADAGLLAVKAVGGNGDANGVVRVVNAGGTVTGGAPDHSFVYSPSWFTDLGPGVRVEQKYGTGNPLVSGHWRAMEDGSGGPADAAGRASVVSGSAGGTDVVLFGTEPLFRDHPKGAFPQVGRALLSVGR, encoded by the coding sequence ATGGGGATATCCCGCCTGTCCAGACCCGTTCCGCTCACCGTGACCGCCGCGGTCGGCGCGCTGGTCCTCACCGCGCTCGCGCCGGGCAGCGCGACCGCCGACCCGACGCCGCGTCCGGTCACCCGCGAGGGGTCGCCGCTCGGCGCCGACCGGGCCGCCAGGGCTCCGGAAGCCGCCGCGGAACGCGCCCTCGGCGATGCGTCGTCCCCCGCACCGGGGCTCGGCGGTGACAGCGGCCGCGGGTACCCGCGTGAGCGCAAGCTCGACGTTCCCCCGGTCGACCCTGCCGACAAGTCGATAAAACTGGGGCTGACGCCGTACCACGGCATAGCCCCGAAGCTGAACGCCCTGCAGCGCGTCGGCGACCGCGTGAGCGTGGAGATCGCGGGCCGTTCCGCGGGCGGTCACCAGCTCTACCTCGTGACCGTCACCGCCCCCGAGTCCGCGCGCGAGACGGCGCGGCAGACGCGGATGCGGGAGCGGATCGAGAACGACCCCGCCGGGGCCGCGAAGGACCGGGCGATCAAGTCCTCGTACAAGACGCCCGTCTTCATCAACAACAACATCCACGGCAACGAGTGGGAGGGCACCGACGCGGCCCTGAAGCTCATCGAGAAGCTGGCGAAGGCCGAGGACAAGGGCAGCCGGGAGCTGCTGTCGCGCAACCGGCTCTACTTCAACATCACCACCAACCCCGACGGCCGTATCGCGGGCACCCGCGCCAACGCCAACGGCTTCGACCTGAACCGCGACTTCATCACCGCGTCGCAGCCCGAGGCCCGCGCGGTCCGGCGGATCGCCGTCGACAAGCAGCCCGCGGTCATGATCGACCTGCACGGATACGTCAACGGCACACTGATCGAGCCGACCACTCCCCCGCACGGCGAGAACTACGAGTACGACCTCTTCCTCAAGAACTCCTACGCCAACGCCCTCGGCATGGAGGCCGCCATCAAGGGCCTCGGCTACACGGAGGAGAAGGACGGCGTGCTGCCGCCCGTCATCCCCTTCCGCGACCAGCAGGAGGGCTGGGACGACTGGCCGCCGATCTTCACGCCGCAGTACATGCCGTTCCACGGCGCCGTCGCGACGCACACCATCGAGTTCCCGATGCAGGTGAACAACAAGGAGTACGAGTCGCAGCCGGTCGCCGAGCTGCGCCGCAGAGCCGCCATCAACGTGGACATCGCGGGCGCCGCCATGCGTGCCACCCTCGACTACACCGACCGTCACCGCACCTCGGTGATCGCCGACCAGATCGAGGTCTTCCGGCGAGGCGCGACCGGCGCCGAGCAGGTGCCGGTGTCGGAGGAGACCGTGCCGGGGGTGCCGGGGATCGGCCCCGAGGACGTGTACACGACCACGTTCCCGCGCGCGTACGTCATTCCGGCGGGCGGTGACCGTCAGCGGTCGGCGGCGGCCGCGGCGCGGCTCGTGGACCATCTGGTCGCCAACGACGTGCGCGTGGAGCGGGCGAGCCACGGCTTCCGGCTCGGCGAACGGACGTACCCGAAGGGCTCGTACGTCGTCGACATGCACCAGCCGAAGCGGGGCCTCGCCAACGTGATGCTGGCCGACGGGCGGGACATCAGCGACAAGGTGTCGACGATGTACGACATCTCGGGGTGGAGCCTCGGACGGCTGTGGGGCGCGAGCGTGGACTCCGTGGAGCGCGGGGACCTGCGCGGCGTGCACGGCCGTACGGTGCGTGCCGCGTCCCGCGTCGGGTACGTGGCGCCGCACGGGAACCTGCGGCTGCGCCTCGACGACCCGCGGGAGATCGCCGCCCTGAACTCCCTTCTGGGCAAGGGTGTTTCCGTACGTCGCGACCGTGACGGGAGCGTCGTCCTGCCGTCGTCCGCGCGCCGGGCCGCGGCCGCCGCCGCGAAGACGTACGACGTCGCGTTCGACGCCACGAAGGCGAAGGGCGGTGCGGCCCTGCACCGGACGCGCGTCGCCGCGGCCGTCACGCCGGGCGAGCTGTTCGCGCTGCGGGAGATGAACTTCGACGTGGTGCCCGTGTCGACGGACGTGCTCAACTCCGGCTTCGACTGGAAGAAGGCGGACGCGCTCTTCGTGTCCGCCGGGCTCGACCGGAGCAAGCTGACCGCGGCGGCCAGGGCCGGGCTCGACCGGTTCCTCGCCGGGGGCGGCGGCCTGGTCGGACGGGGCGGGACCGGCGCCGCGCTCAACGCCGACGCCGGGCTGCTCGCCGTGAAGGCCGTCGGCGGCAACGGCGACGCGAACGGCGTGGTCCGCGTGGTGAACGCGGGCGGCACGGTCACGGGCGGGGCGCCGGACCACAGCTTCGTCTACTCCCCTTCGTGGTTCACGGATCTCGGACCCGGGGTGCGCGTCGAGCAGAAGTACGGCACCGGCAACCCGCTGGTCTCCGGGCACTGGCGGGCCATGGAGGACGGCTCGGGCGGCCCCGCGGACGCGGCGGGTCGGGCCTCGGTCGTCAGCGGGTCCGCGGGCGGCACGGACGTGGTGCTCTTCGGTACGGAGCCGCTCTTCCGCGACCATCCGAAGGGGGCGTTCCCGCAGGTCGGCAGGGCGCTGCTGAGCGTCGGCCGGTAA
- a CDS encoding RidA family protein — protein MRISIDNPADAPQPFGPYSQVARVEHADGGVLLYVSGQCGEGDDMAAQSRGVFEALKALLAAHGAGLDDIINIRTYLTDMDGFADYAAVRKEFLTATPPTSTTVAVSRLVPPRALVEVEVVAALGGATAAQ, from the coding sequence ATGCGGATATCCATCGACAATCCCGCCGACGCCCCGCAGCCCTTCGGCCCCTACTCGCAGGTCGCCCGCGTCGAACACGCCGACGGGGGAGTCCTGTTGTACGTGTCCGGGCAGTGCGGCGAGGGGGACGACATGGCCGCACAGTCCCGCGGCGTCTTCGAGGCGCTGAAGGCGCTGCTCGCCGCGCACGGCGCCGGGCTCGACGACATCATCAACATCCGTACGTACCTCACCGACATGGACGGCTTCGCCGACTACGCCGCCGTACGCAAGGAGTTCCTCACCGCGACCCCGCCCACCAGCACCACCGTCGCCGTCTCACGGCTCGTCCCGCCGCGCGCGCTGGTCGAGGTCGAGGTCGTCGCCGCCCTCGGCGGCGCCACCGCCGCCCAGTAG